One window from the genome of Mycolicibacterium gadium encodes:
- a CDS encoding IclR family transcriptional regulator yields MYAAGVSAPEPSGRASPPTDRVVRILDYLAGRPTERFGVSDLARRVGLSKPTCLGIVTSLADAGYLVRDAADKTYRLGPALITLGQKAQESMRVSPAAREELRRLSARFGVTAALSGVIDDRITLLDLVAPAGTRPGVEVGQSYPFAPPVGLMFVLWDEEAERKWLAKEPTIPLRTHSDRLNRVIARCREDGYLVERLTPGGRRLYSLMAGMSSNLPDELRALLGELVSDIGERVYLRDENGQAGRRRHDISVISAPVYDHDQRQVMVASMHIGTSLTDNEIVERARAVVATADAVSAQLGNTQSRRRDSRRD; encoded by the coding sequence ATGTACGCTGCTGGGGTGTCCGCCCCCGAACCTTCCGGCCGTGCATCGCCACCGACCGACAGGGTCGTGCGGATCCTCGACTACCTCGCGGGCCGCCCCACGGAACGCTTCGGGGTGTCCGATCTGGCCCGTCGGGTCGGACTGAGCAAGCCGACGTGCCTCGGCATCGTCACGTCCCTCGCCGATGCTGGATACCTGGTGCGCGACGCCGCGGACAAGACGTACCGCCTTGGCCCGGCACTGATCACTCTCGGCCAGAAGGCCCAGGAGTCGATGCGGGTCAGCCCGGCGGCACGCGAAGAACTGCGGAGACTGTCGGCTCGCTTCGGTGTCACCGCGGCGCTGTCCGGTGTCATCGACGACCGGATTACGCTACTGGACCTGGTGGCTCCCGCCGGTACCAGACCGGGCGTCGAGGTGGGGCAGAGTTATCCGTTCGCTCCGCCCGTCGGTTTGATGTTCGTGCTGTGGGATGAAGAGGCCGAACGCAAGTGGCTCGCCAAGGAGCCGACGATCCCGCTGCGCACTCATTCGGACCGGCTCAACAGGGTGATCGCCAGGTGCCGCGAGGACGGCTATCTGGTCGAGCGGCTGACGCCGGGTGGCCGACGGCTGTATTCCCTGATGGCGGGGATGTCGAGCAACCTGCCCGACGAATTGCGGGCGCTACTCGGCGAATTGGTCTCCGACATCGGTGAGCGCGTGTATCTGCGCGACGAGAACGGGCAGGCGGGCCGGAGGCGGCATGACATCAGCGTGATCTCGGCGCCGGTCTACGACCACGACCAGCGACAGGTGATGGTCGCCTCGATGCACATCGGAACGTCGTTGACGGACAACGAGATCGTCGAGCGGGCCCGCGCCGTGGTGGCGACCGCCGACGCGGTCAGCGCTCAGCTGGGAAACACTCAATCGCGCCGGCGGGACAGCCGACGCGATTGA
- a CDS encoding sulfotransferase family protein, which produces MTRTDVGTVDDLHASATKACGLDDFGADDDNYREALSVLLESFRRDADLTELGSKMNRFFVRNALVARLVSEAAWKQYPEHADVTVERPIFVTGLPRTGTTVIHRLLTADPRHQGLELWLAEFPQPRPPRETWSENPVFAQIDAQFAKAHAENPDYTGLHYMTADEVEECWQLLRQSLHSVSYETLSHLPTYSQWLAKQDWTKPYQRHRKNLQLIGLNDAEKRWVLKNPSHLFALDAIFKTYPDALIVQCHRPAETIMASMCSLAQHTTEGWSNSFVGAQIGADAMETWTRGLRRFNEVRADHDQAQFCDVDYFEFVKDPVSAVEGIYSHFDIEFTGEARTAIAESHAESQQGPRAPKHTYSLADYGLTDEQVKEQFKGL; this is translated from the coding sequence ATGACCAGGACGGACGTTGGCACCGTCGACGATCTGCACGCTTCGGCGACGAAGGCGTGCGGACTCGACGACTTCGGTGCCGACGATGACAACTACCGGGAGGCGCTGAGCGTCCTGCTGGAGTCGTTCCGGCGCGACGCCGATCTCACCGAACTCGGTAGCAAGATGAACCGGTTCTTCGTCCGCAACGCACTGGTGGCGCGACTGGTGTCGGAGGCGGCGTGGAAGCAGTACCCCGAGCACGCCGACGTGACGGTCGAGCGCCCCATCTTCGTCACCGGGCTGCCGCGCACGGGCACGACCGTCATTCACCGACTGCTCACCGCCGACCCGCGGCATCAAGGACTGGAACTCTGGCTGGCCGAGTTCCCACAACCCCGTCCGCCACGCGAGACATGGTCGGAGAACCCGGTTTTCGCGCAGATCGACGCCCAGTTCGCCAAGGCGCACGCGGAGAATCCGGACTACACCGGTCTGCACTACATGACGGCCGACGAGGTGGAGGAGTGCTGGCAGCTGCTGCGCCAGTCGCTGCATTCGGTGTCGTACGAGACGCTGTCCCATCTGCCGACGTACTCACAGTGGCTGGCCAAGCAGGACTGGACCAAGCCATATCAGCGGCATCGCAAGAACCTGCAGTTGATCGGTCTGAACGATGCCGAGAAGCGCTGGGTGCTCAAGAATCCGAGCCATCTGTTCGCGCTCGACGCGATCTTCAAGACGTACCCGGATGCGCTCATCGTGCAGTGCCACCGGCCCGCGGAGACCATCATGGCGTCGATGTGTTCGCTGGCGCAGCACACGACCGAAGGATGGTCGAACTCGTTCGTCGGCGCGCAGATCGGTGCGGACGCGATGGAGACGTGGACGCGAGGTCTCAGGCGGTTCAACGAGGTTCGGGCCGACCATGACCAGGCGCAGTTCTGCGATGTCGACTACTTCGAGTTCGTCAAGGATCCGGTGTCGGCGGTCGAGGGCATCTATTCGCACTTCGACATCGAGTTCACCGGCGAGGCCCGCACGGCGATAGCCGAGAGCCACGCCGAGAGTCAGCAGGGCCCCCGCGCGCCGAAGCACACGTACTCACTTGCCGACTACGGGCTGACCGACGAGCAGGTCAAGGAGCAGTTCAAGGGGCTGTGA
- a CDS encoding SDR family oxidoreductase — translation MSTELLKDKVVVISGVGPALGTTLARRCAEAGADLVLAARTVERLEDVAKQITDIGRRAVTVGTDITDEAQVSNLVDQTLAAYGKVDVLINNAFRVPSMKPFANTTFEHMKDAIELTVFGALRMIQGFTPALAESKGSVVNVNSMVVRHSQAKYGAYKMAKSALLAMSQTLATELGEQGIRVNSVLPGYIWGGTLKGYFEHQAGKYGTSVEDIYNAAAAGSDLKRLPTEDEVASAILFMASDLSSGITGQALDVNCGEYKA, via the coding sequence GTGTCCACGGAACTCTTGAAGGACAAGGTTGTCGTCATCAGTGGTGTCGGCCCGGCGCTGGGCACCACGCTCGCCAGGCGCTGTGCCGAAGCGGGTGCGGATCTGGTGCTGGCCGCCCGCACCGTCGAGCGGCTCGAGGACGTCGCCAAGCAGATCACCGACATCGGCAGGCGTGCGGTCACGGTGGGTACCGACATCACCGACGAAGCGCAGGTGAGTAACCTCGTCGACCAGACGCTGGCGGCGTACGGCAAGGTCGACGTGCTGATCAACAACGCTTTCCGGGTGCCGTCGATGAAGCCGTTCGCCAACACGACGTTCGAGCACATGAAAGACGCCATCGAGCTGACGGTGTTCGGCGCGCTGCGGATGATCCAGGGCTTCACGCCTGCGCTGGCCGAGTCCAAGGGTTCGGTCGTCAACGTGAACTCCATGGTCGTACGTCACTCGCAGGCCAAGTACGGCGCCTACAAGATGGCGAAGTCGGCGTTGCTGGCGATGTCGCAGACATTGGCGACCGAACTCGGCGAGCAGGGCATCCGCGTCAACTCCGTTCTGCCGGGCTATATCTGGGGTGGAACCCTGAAGGGCTACTTCGAGCACCAGGCCGGCAAATACGGCACCAGTGTCGAAGACATCTACAACGCGGCCGCCGCCGGATCCGACCTGAAGCGGCTGCCGACCGAGGACGAGGTCGCATCGGCGATCCTGTTCATGGCCAGCGATCTGTCCAGCGGCATTACCGGGCAGGCCCTGGACGTCAACTGCGGGGAGTACAAGGCCTGA
- the dmpG gene encoding 4-hydroxy-2-oxovalerate aldolase, whose protein sequence is MSTDEIYFNPMWDIRMTDTSLRDGSHHKRHQFTKDEVQAIVAALDTAGVPVIEVTHGDGLGGSSFNYGFSKTPEQELIKLAAETAKESKIAFLMLPGVGTKEDIKEAQNNGGVICRIATHCTEADVSIQHFGLARELGLETVGFLMMSHTIPPEKLAAQARIMADAGCQCVYVVDSAGALVLEGVADRVSALVAELGDDAQVGFHGHENLGLGVANSIEAVRAGAKQIDGSCRRFGAGAGNAPVEALIGVFDKIGVKTGIDFFDIADAAEEVVAPAMPAECLLDRNALIMGYSGVYSSFLKHAIRQSERYGVPAHQLLHRAGQRKLIGGQEDQLIDIALEIKREQEAAPAS, encoded by the coding sequence ATGAGCACTGACGAGATCTACTTCAATCCCATGTGGGACATCCGGATGACGGACACGTCGCTGCGCGACGGCAGCCACCACAAGCGTCATCAGTTCACCAAGGACGAGGTGCAGGCGATCGTCGCGGCGCTGGACACTGCGGGCGTTCCGGTCATCGAGGTGACCCACGGCGACGGGCTCGGCGGGTCCAGCTTCAACTACGGGTTCTCCAAGACCCCGGAGCAGGAGCTGATCAAGCTGGCCGCCGAGACGGCCAAGGAATCCAAGATCGCCTTCCTCATGCTGCCCGGCGTCGGCACCAAAGAGGACATCAAGGAGGCGCAGAACAACGGCGGGGTGATCTGCCGGATCGCCACCCACTGCACCGAGGCCGACGTGTCGATCCAGCACTTCGGCCTGGCCCGCGAGCTGGGCTTGGAGACGGTCGGCTTCCTGATGATGAGCCACACGATTCCGCCCGAGAAACTCGCGGCGCAGGCACGCATCATGGCAGACGCCGGCTGCCAGTGCGTCTACGTCGTCGACTCGGCGGGTGCGCTGGTGCTCGAGGGCGTGGCCGACCGAGTTTCGGCGCTGGTCGCCGAGCTCGGCGATGACGCTCAGGTCGGTTTTCATGGCCACGAGAACCTCGGCCTCGGCGTCGCCAACTCCATCGAGGCCGTGCGGGCGGGCGCCAAGCAGATCGACGGGTCGTGTCGCCGGTTCGGCGCCGGTGCGGGCAACGCACCGGTCGAGGCGCTGATCGGCGTGTTCGACAAGATCGGCGTCAAGACCGGCATCGACTTCTTCGACATCGCCGACGCCGCGGAAGAGGTCGTCGCACCCGCCATGCCGGCCGAGTGCCTGCTGGACCGCAACGCGCTGATCATGGGCTACTCCGGCGTGTACTCGAGCTTCCTCAAGCACGCCATCCGCCAGTCCGAGCGCTACGGCGTGCCCGCGCACCAACTGCTGCACCGCGCGGGCCAGCGCAAGCTGATCGGCGGCCAGGAGGACCAGCTGATCGACATTGCGCTGGAGATCAAGCGCGAACAAGAAGCGGCACCGGCCTCCTGA
- a CDS encoding Rieske 2Fe-2S domain-containing protein, with protein sequence MTTETAAVREIDTGALPDRFARGWHCLGPVKDYLDGKPHGVEIFGTMLVVFADSNGDLKVLDGYCRHMGGNLAQGTIKGDEVACPFHDWRWGGDGKCKLVPYAKRTPRLARTKAWHTDVRGGLLFVWHDHEGNPPQEEVRIPDIPEFADDGWTDWRWNTMLIEGSNCREIIDNVTDMAHFFYIHFGLPTYFKNVFEGHIASQYLHNVGRPDVSDLGTSYGEAHLDSEASYFGPSFMINWLHNNYGGFKAESILINCHYPVTQDSFVLQWGVIVEKPKGLDEATTDKLARVFTEGVSKGFLQDVEIWKHKTRIDNPLLVEEDGAVYQMRRWYQQFYVDVADVTPDMTDRFEIEVDTTVANEKWHVEVEENLKTQAKEQDENEKAEHASS encoded by the coding sequence GTGACTACCGAAACAGCAGCCGTCCGCGAAATCGACACCGGCGCGCTCCCGGACAGGTTTGCGCGCGGTTGGCACTGCCTCGGTCCTGTGAAGGACTACCTGGACGGCAAGCCGCACGGCGTGGAGATCTTCGGCACCATGCTGGTGGTCTTCGCCGACTCCAACGGCGACCTCAAGGTCCTGGACGGCTACTGCCGGCACATGGGCGGCAACCTGGCGCAGGGCACGATCAAGGGCGACGAGGTCGCCTGCCCGTTCCACGACTGGCGCTGGGGTGGCGACGGAAAGTGCAAGCTGGTGCCCTACGCCAAGCGCACTCCCCGGCTGGCCCGCACCAAGGCCTGGCACACCGACGTCCGCGGTGGTCTGCTGTTCGTCTGGCACGACCACGAGGGCAACCCGCCTCAAGAAGAGGTCCGTATCCCCGACATCCCGGAGTTCGCCGACGACGGGTGGACCGACTGGCGGTGGAACACCATGCTCATCGAGGGCAGCAACTGCCGCGAGATCATCGACAACGTCACCGACATGGCGCACTTCTTCTACATCCACTTCGGCCTACCGACGTATTTCAAGAACGTCTTCGAGGGCCACATCGCGTCGCAGTACCTGCACAATGTGGGCAGGCCCGACGTCAGCGATCTGGGCACCTCCTACGGTGAGGCGCATCTCGATTCGGAGGCGTCGTACTTCGGGCCGTCATTCATGATCAACTGGCTGCACAACAACTACGGCGGATTCAAGGCCGAGTCGATCCTGATCAACTGCCATTACCCGGTCACCCAGGACTCGTTCGTGCTGCAGTGGGGTGTCATCGTCGAGAAGCCCAAGGGCCTGGACGAGGCCACGACCGACAAGCTCGCACGGGTGTTCACCGAGGGCGTCAGCAAGGGCTTTCTGCAGGACGTCGAGATCTGGAAGCACAAGACGCGCATCGACAACCCGCTGCTCGTCGAGGAGGACGGCGCGGTCTACCAGATGCGCCGCTGGTACCAGCAGTTCTACGTCGACGTCGCCGACGTGACTCCCGACATGACCGACCGCTTCGAGATCGAGGTCGACACCACGGTGGCCAACGAGAAGTGGCACGTCGAGGTCGAGGAGAACCTCAAGACTCAGGCCAAAGAGCAGGACGAGAACGAAAAGGCAGAGCACGCGAGCTCATGA
- a CDS encoding RecQ family ATP-dependent DNA helicase has product MTRQAAQALLEQLAGQTAVLRDDQWTAIEALVVARRRALVVQRTGWGKSAVYFIAAKLLREAGRGPTVIVSPLLALMRNQVAAAERAGVHAATINSSNVADWDEINERVHRRELDVLLVSPERLNNPDFRDQVLPALAHDAGLVVVDEAHCVSDWGHDFRPDYRRIRTLIGELGADVPVLATTATANDRVVEDVAAQLGVGGKDTLVLRGGLDRESLRLSVVKAGNPAQRAAWLAAHIDSLPGSGIVYTLTVAQAHDVASLLREQGHDVAAYTGSTEAAEREQLEADLLANRVKALVATSALGMGFDKPDLGFVVHLGAPSSPIAYYQQVGRAGRATESAQVILLPGHEDQDVWRYFASVAFPSESMVRNVIGVLDPERPQSTPALEPLVDLGRSRLEMVLKVLDVDGAVRRVKGGWIGTGAAWEYDEPRYRKLDDARKREQQAMLDYQATDGCRMAFLRGQLDDPSLAAGERCGRCDNCTGEHVSADVDPGTTEETRQRLMRPGVELAPRKQWPSGLAKLGVELSGRIADGPEPGRAIGRLTDLGWGARLRRVLDEPDAEVSDDLVAAAVKVLASWDWAQRPAAVMALDSERHPLLVSSLSRELARLGRLTDLGTLQYSPTRRPVTAANSAYRVAALDGAWTPPDPDLFASVGGPVLLVDDLSDTGWTLTMAARVVRAAGAVAVLPFTLATTS; this is encoded by the coding sequence CTGACACGCCAGGCCGCACAGGCGCTACTGGAACAGCTGGCGGGGCAGACCGCCGTCCTGCGCGACGACCAATGGACCGCGATCGAAGCGCTCGTCGTCGCACGTCGGCGGGCACTTGTCGTCCAGCGCACGGGTTGGGGTAAGTCGGCGGTGTACTTCATCGCCGCCAAATTGCTGCGCGAAGCGGGCCGCGGCCCGACGGTGATCGTGTCGCCACTGTTGGCGCTGATGCGCAACCAGGTGGCCGCCGCCGAGCGGGCCGGGGTGCACGCCGCGACCATCAACTCCAGCAACGTCGCCGACTGGGACGAGATCAACGAGCGCGTGCACCGCCGCGAGCTCGATGTCCTGCTCGTGAGCCCAGAACGGTTGAACAATCCCGACTTTCGCGATCAGGTGCTGCCAGCGCTGGCGCACGACGCGGGTCTCGTCGTCGTCGACGAGGCGCACTGTGTGTCGGACTGGGGCCACGATTTCCGACCCGACTACCGACGCATCCGCACCCTGATCGGTGAACTCGGCGCCGACGTTCCCGTGCTGGCCACCACCGCGACCGCCAATGACAGGGTCGTCGAGGACGTCGCCGCTCAACTCGGCGTCGGGGGCAAGGACACGCTGGTGCTGCGCGGCGGCCTGGATCGGGAGTCGCTGCGACTATCCGTGGTCAAGGCGGGCAATCCGGCGCAACGCGCGGCTTGGCTTGCGGCACATATCGATTCGCTTCCAGGATCGGGGATCGTCTACACCCTGACCGTCGCTCAGGCGCATGACGTCGCGTCGTTGTTGCGTGAGCAGGGCCACGACGTCGCCGCCTACACCGGGTCCACCGAAGCCGCCGAACGCGAACAGCTCGAGGCGGATCTGCTGGCCAACCGGGTCAAGGCGCTGGTGGCCACGTCGGCGCTGGGCATGGGGTTCGACAAACCCGACCTCGGCTTCGTCGTCCATCTCGGTGCCCCGTCCTCGCCGATCGCCTACTACCAGCAGGTCGGCCGTGCAGGACGAGCCACGGAGAGCGCACAGGTCATCTTGTTGCCCGGCCACGAGGACCAGGACGTCTGGCGGTATTTCGCCTCGGTGGCGTTCCCGTCGGAGTCCATGGTGCGCAACGTGATTGGCGTGCTGGACCCAGAGCGGCCGCAGTCGACACCCGCGCTCGAGCCCCTCGTGGACCTGGGGCGGTCGAGGTTGGAGATGGTGCTCAAGGTGCTCGACGTCGACGGTGCCGTGCGCCGCGTCAAGGGTGGCTGGATCGGCACGGGAGCGGCGTGGGAGTACGACGAGCCGCGGTACCGCAAGCTCGATGATGCCCGCAAGCGCGAACAGCAGGCGATGCTGGACTACCAGGCGACCGACGGGTGCCGGATGGCGTTTCTGCGTGGGCAACTCGACGACCCGTCACTCGCGGCGGGGGAGCGGTGCGGGCGCTGCGACAACTGCACGGGCGAGCACGTCAGCGCCGATGTCGATCCCGGTACCACCGAGGAGACGAGGCAACGGCTGATGCGTCCCGGCGTGGAACTCGCGCCACGCAAACAATGGCCGTCCGGGCTGGCCAAGCTCGGCGTCGAGCTGAGCGGCAGGATCGCCGACGGCCCGGAACCAGGACGCGCCATCGGCAGGCTGACGGATCTGGGGTGGGGTGCGCGGTTGCGGCGCGTGCTCGACGAACCCGACGCCGAGGTGTCCGACGACCTCGTTGCCGCGGCGGTGAAGGTGCTGGCGTCCTGGGACTGGGCGCAGCGGCCGGCGGCGGTGATGGCATTGGATTCCGAACGTCACCCGCTGCTCGTTTCCTCCCTGAGCCGCGAGCTTGCCCGACTCGGAAGGCTGACCGACCTCGGCACCCTGCAGTACTCGCCGACGCGGCGGCCGGTGACCGCGGCGAACTCCGCCTACCGCGTCGCTGCACTCGATGGGGCATGGACGCCGCCGGATCCTGACCTTTTCGCCTCCGTCGGCGGACCGGTGCTGCTCGTCGACGACCTCTCCGACACTGGGTGGACGCTGACCATGGCAGCCAGGGTCGTGCGCGCGGCGGGCGCCGTGGCCGTCCTTCCGTTCACGCTGGCCACCACCAGCTGA
- a CDS encoding hemophore-related protein translates to MSEKTVRRGLYGMFAGGLLAFGSAAIVIPVVNAQPAPGPGTEPQNCSVSTIADTSRTVAESTSTYLAGNPAANDALTTIVEQSPADVTQAFRTYFAENPKVETELMTINQPAIDLASQCGVEVAPTPITEALTDL, encoded by the coding sequence ATGTCCGAGAAGACCGTGCGACGCGGCCTGTACGGCATGTTCGCCGGGGGTCTGCTTGCTTTCGGTTCCGCGGCCATCGTGATTCCGGTCGTGAATGCCCAGCCTGCGCCGGGTCCGGGCACGGAGCCCCAGAACTGCAGCGTCAGCACGATTGCCGACACCTCACGCACTGTGGCGGAGTCCACCAGCACGTATCTGGCCGGCAATCCTGCAGCCAATGACGCGCTGACCACCATCGTCGAGCAGTCGCCTGCCGATGTGACCCAGGCGTTCCGCACCTACTTTGCGGAGAATCCGAAGGTCGAGACCGAGTTGATGACGATCAATCAGCCGGCGATCGATCTGGCCAGCCAGTGTGGTGTCGAGGTGGCACCCACACCGATCACCGAGGCGCTGACTGACCTCTAA
- a CDS encoding sensor domain-containing protein has product MVARRSVLLLALVLVPGCTEVVDAPPRAAPPVAPITAGQVKDLLSPKVEKYDGNLFATVEPDECSGVAREVDPPFIFDHDPAATDGGHWMVDDAGRQVYIEEMVGVYRADYDAKNALAQAKRTLQSCADTPFTVTDMKGRVYDFTLQPLTSSSSPNILLWSFTASDWACDSTFVAAHNAAIEISTCGAAGGYPVRTLAAEALDRIERLANTTA; this is encoded by the coding sequence ATGGTGGCGCGGCGGTCGGTGCTTCTGCTTGCGCTCGTCCTCGTTCCGGGCTGCACCGAAGTCGTCGACGCCCCTCCGAGGGCCGCTCCGCCGGTGGCGCCTATCACCGCCGGACAGGTCAAGGACCTGCTGAGCCCCAAAGTCGAGAAGTACGACGGGAATCTGTTCGCCACCGTCGAACCCGACGAGTGCAGCGGCGTCGCCAGAGAGGTGGATCCGCCGTTCATCTTCGACCACGATCCGGCTGCGACCGACGGCGGGCACTGGATGGTCGACGACGCCGGACGCCAGGTGTACATCGAGGAGATGGTCGGCGTCTATCGGGCGGACTACGACGCGAAGAATGCACTGGCGCAAGCGAAGCGGACGCTGCAGTCGTGCGCGGATACTCCGTTCACTGTCACCGATATGAAGGGCCGCGTCTACGACTTCACGCTGCAGCCGCTGACGTCATCCAGCTCGCCCAACATCCTGCTGTGGTCCTTCACAGCCAGCGACTGGGCATGCGACAGTACGTTCGTCGCCGCCCACAATGCGGCGATCGAGATTTCCACGTGTGGCGCGGCCGGCGGCTATCCGGTGCGCACGCTGGCTGCAGAAGCGTTGGATCGCATTGAGAGGCTGGCCAATACGACGGCCTGA
- a CDS encoding gamma carbonic anhydrase family protein, whose protein sequence is MPLYSFEGRSPIVDPSAFVAPTATLVGDVHVEAGASVWFNAVLRADFAPIVVREGANVQDCCVLHAPPGIPVDVGPGATVAHGCVVHGVHIGAQAVLANHCTVLDGAVIGARSLIAAHSLVIGGTKIPDEVVVTGAPAKVRGPVAGTGAEMWVKTNPGAYQDLARRYIAGLQLIPD, encoded by the coding sequence ATGCCGTTGTACTCGTTCGAGGGGCGATCACCGATCGTCGATCCCAGTGCGTTCGTCGCTCCGACCGCCACTCTGGTCGGTGACGTGCATGTGGAGGCGGGTGCTTCGGTGTGGTTCAACGCGGTGCTCCGGGCCGATTTCGCTCCGATCGTCGTCCGCGAGGGCGCGAACGTGCAGGACTGTTGTGTGCTGCACGCCCCACCGGGCATCCCGGTCGACGTCGGACCCGGTGCCACGGTCGCGCACGGGTGCGTGGTGCATGGCGTGCACATCGGCGCCCAGGCCGTGCTGGCCAACCACTGCACGGTGCTCGACGGCGCGGTCATCGGCGCACGCAGCCTGATCGCGGCGCATTCGCTGGTCATCGGCGGCACCAAGATTCCCGACGAGGTGGTGGTGACCGGTGCACCGGCGAAGGTGCGCGGACCCGTGGCGGGGACCGGCGCGGAGATGTGGGTGAAGACCAATCCGGGCGCTTATCAGGATCTGGCCCGTCGCTACATCGCGGGACTGCAGCTCATCCCCGATTAG
- a CDS encoding MOSC domain-containing protein, with protein sequence MSFGQVTALWRYPVKSLGGEQLEQIDIGARGVHGDRLWAVRDLERDVTATARRIPALLGATARYAHPVGADAGPGNAPEVEITFPDGSVCSSSDPDVHKKLSELADRDVRLTALPPADDTSLHKLSKDERENMSIAALRKDFGVAEGEKFPDMSMFRVTDLTLLGRYSTPPGMFVDLAPVHVMTQTSLKTIGAEIGGDDVDVRRFRPNILLNLADPEDGLPESQWAGGRLSLGGAVLAVTMPTIRCVVPSRAQPGIEVDRRITKAVASRAGRCLGTYCWVNVGGPVSVGDEATLKQTRNRVLADAARRTKRFAFGVATSAMERFGR encoded by the coding sequence ATGTCGTTCGGTCAGGTCACGGCGCTGTGGCGCTACCCCGTGAAGTCCCTCGGCGGCGAGCAGCTCGAGCAGATCGACATCGGCGCCCGCGGTGTGCACGGCGACCGGTTGTGGGCGGTTCGCGACCTCGAACGCGACGTCACCGCGACGGCCAGGCGCATCCCTGCCCTGCTTGGTGCAACGGCCCGCTACGCGCATCCGGTCGGTGCCGACGCAGGCCCGGGGAACGCACCCGAGGTCGAGATCACCTTCCCCGACGGCAGTGTGTGCTCCAGCAGCGACCCCGATGTGCACAAGAAGCTCTCCGAGCTGGCCGATCGCGACGTCCGTCTCACCGCCCTGCCACCCGCCGACGACACCTCGCTGCACAAGCTGAGCAAGGACGAGCGCGAGAACATGTCGATCGCCGCGCTGCGCAAGGACTTCGGGGTCGCCGAAGGGGAGAAGTTCCCGGACATGTCGATGTTCCGGGTCACCGATCTGACCTTGCTGGGCAGATACTCGACGCCGCCGGGCATGTTCGTCGACCTGGCGCCCGTCCATGTCATGACGCAGACGAGCTTGAAGACCATTGGGGCCGAGATCGGCGGTGACGACGTCGATGTGCGCCGCTTCCGCCCCAACATCCTGCTCAACCTGGCCGATCCCGAGGACGGGCTGCCCGAGTCGCAGTGGGCCGGCGGACGCCTCTCGCTCGGCGGGGCCGTGCTCGCGGTGACGATGCCGACCATTCGGTGCGTCGTGCCGAGTCGTGCGCAACCCGGCATCGAGGTCGACCGCCGAATCACCAAGGCGGTCGCGTCCCGGGCCGGACGCTGCCTGGGCACCTACTGCTGGGTGAACGTCGGCGGCCCGGTCAGCGTCGGTGACGAGGCGACGCTGAAGCAGACCAGGAATCGTGTGCTCGCCGATGCCGCCCGCCGTACGAAGCGGTTCGCGTTCGGCGTGGCGACGTCGGCCATGGAACGATTCGGACGCTAG